The following coding sequences lie in one Flavobacteriales bacterium genomic window:
- the ftcD gene encoding glutamate formimidoyltransferase, which translates to MNRQLIECVPNISEGRDATKIKAITDVVETVEGVKLLDVDPGKATNRTVITFVGEPQNVIEAAFLLIKKASELIDMSKHTGEHPRFGATDVCPLVPISGITMEETAKYAHQLAERVGKELQIPVYCYENAATEPKRKNLASCRSGEYEGLKEKLVNPEWKPDYGPAAFTDKVKTTGATAISARDFLIAYNVNLNTTSTRRANAIAFDIREAGRNKTDENGKNILDANGEPIRIPGKLKAVKGIGWFIEEYGIAQISYNLTNINITPMHVAFDESDKAATARGLRVTGSELIGLIPLQAMLDAADYYLIKQERSLGCSENEKIKIAIKSLGLDELKPFNPREKIIEYLLEDENPTKKLIDLSLKDFADETAAESMAPGGGSIAAYVGTLGVALGTMVANLSGHKREWDHRWEEFSNWAVIGQQYKNKLLQLVDEDTNAFNKIIDGFRMPKGTEEEKQLRVEAIENATKYATEVPFLVMETAYKSMEVMQAMLKDGMQTSLSDSAVGILCAKTAVTGAYFNVKINAKDIKDRAFADDIIKRGEEIYQKTIKIEAETIQLLNEKLS; encoded by the coding sequence ATGAACAGACAATTAATAGAATGTGTTCCTAATATTAGTGAAGGACGCGATGCTACTAAAATTAAAGCAATAACCGATGTTGTTGAAACTGTTGAAGGTGTTAAATTATTAGATGTTGACCCAGGAAAAGCTACCAACCGTACCGTAATTACTTTTGTAGGTGAACCTCAAAATGTAATAGAAGCAGCATTTTTGTTAATAAAAAAAGCATCAGAATTAATTGACATGAGCAAACATACAGGAGAACACCCTCGTTTTGGAGCTACAGATGTTTGTCCATTGGTTCCTATATCGGGAATTACTATGGAAGAAACAGCAAAATACGCTCACCAACTTGCTGAAAGAGTTGGTAAAGAACTACAAATACCTGTTTATTGTTACGAAAATGCTGCGACAGAACCCAAACGTAAAAATTTAGCAAGCTGCCGTTCTGGCGAATATGAAGGTTTAAAAGAAAAATTGGTTAATCCCGAATGGAAACCAGATTATGGTCCCGCAGCGTTTACTGATAAAGTAAAAACAACAGGAGCAACAGCCATTAGTGCTCGTGATTTTTTAATTGCTTACAATGTAAACTTAAACACTACTTCTACTCGTAGAGCTAATGCCATTGCTTTCGATATTAGAGAAGCAGGTAGAAATAAAACTGACGAAAATGGAAAAAACATACTCGATGCAAACGGAGAGCCTATTCGTATTCCTGGAAAACTAAAAGCCGTTAAAGGTATTGGTTGGTTTATTGAGGAATATGGTATTGCTCAAATATCTTACAACTTAACCAACATCAACATTACTCCTATGCACGTTGCTTTTGATGAAAGTGATAAAGCTGCAACTGCAAGAGGTTTAAGAGTTACAGGCTCGGAATTAATTGGATTAATTCCATTACAAGCCATGCTTGATGCTGCTGATTATTACTTGATTAAGCAAGAACGTTCGTTAGGGTGCTCAGAAAATGAAAAAATTAAAATTGCCATTAAATCATTAGGGTTAGATGAATTAAAACCCTTTAATCCACGCGAAAAAATTATTGAATATTTATTGGAAGATGAAAACCCTACAAAAAAACTCATTGATTTATCTTTAAAAGATTTTGCAGATGAAACAGCAGCAGAATCAATGGCTCCGGGTGGAGGCTCTATTGCTGCTTATGTAGGTACTTTGGGCGTTGCTTTAGGTACAATGGTTGCCAATTTATCTGGTCATAAAAGAGAATGGGATCATCGTTGGGAAGAGTTTTCTAATTGGGCAGTTATAGGTCAACAGTACAAAAATAAATTATTGCAATTGGTTGACGAAGACACCAATGCTTTCAATAAAATTATTGATGGTTTTAGAATGCCAAAAGGAACTGAAGAAGAAAAACAATTAAGAGTTGAAGCGATTGAAAACGCTACAAAATATGCAACAGAAGTTCCATTTTTGGTTATGGAAACTGCTTACAAATCTATGGAGGTAATGCAAGCCATGTTAAAAGACGGCATGCAAACATCTTTATCCGATTCGGCTGTAGGTATACTTTGTGCCAAAACAGCTGTTACAGGGGCTTATTTTAACGTAAAAATCAATGCTAAAGATATAAAAGATAGAGCTTTTGCTGATGACATAATCAAACGAGGAGAAGAAATTTATCAAAAAACAATAAAAATAGAAGCTGAAACAATTCAGTTGTTAAACGAAAAATTAAGTTAA
- a CDS encoding proline iminopeptidase-family hydrolase, with protein sequence MNLLKFCFATLVIIGAQSCKNDTATTETTEQVTPKLEITEETVDINGVSHYIKKMGQGEPLVILHGGPGLFHNYLVSSFEKLAEQYQIIFYDQRGSGKTAFPTDTTSITVENFVSDLEAIRQHLKIEKLNLAGHSWGAILAINYAKQFPNNLKNLVLIAPAPANSEYFDQMFKNMQNKRKDEDIKEMVKVMSSKDFDDRNPEAVLKAIKIGDKVNLADQSKIDELYADMTFSAASANNMLLVNSIMEKNFFNYNITENMSLITCPTLIILGDLDNVPFASAQLLQENLQNARLEVLKSAGHHPFFEAQKDFNFAIEGFLNPEYE encoded by the coding sequence ATGAATTTATTAAAATTTTGTTTTGCAACCCTTGTTATAATTGGCGCTCAGTCTTGTAAAAACGATACAGCAACAACTGAAACTACCGAGCAAGTAACTCCAAAACTCGAAATTACTGAAGAAACGGTTGATATAAATGGGGTAAGTCATTATATCAAAAAAATGGGGCAAGGTGAACCTTTAGTTATACTTCACGGTGGTCCAGGCTTATTTCATAATTATTTAGTTAGCAGCTTCGAAAAACTTGCAGAACAATATCAAATCATTTTTTATGACCAAAGAGGTTCTGGTAAAACTGCATTTCCTACTGATACTACATCCATTACTGTTGAGAATTTTGTTTCCGATTTAGAAGCCATCAGACAACATTTAAAAATCGAAAAATTAAACCTTGCAGGACATTCATGGGGTGCTATTTTAGCCATAAACTATGCAAAACAATTTCCAAACAACTTGAAAAATTTGGTATTGATAGCTCCTGCTCCAGCAAATTCAGAATATTTTGATCAAATGTTTAAGAACATGCAAAACAAACGCAAAGACGAAGATATTAAAGAGATGGTAAAGGTAATGAGTTCAAAAGATTTTGACGACAGAAATCCTGAAGCTGTACTAAAAGCTATAAAAATTGGCGACAAGGTTAATTTGGCCGATCAATCAAAAATTGATGAATTGTATGCAGATATGACTTTTTCAGCAGCTTCGGCTAATAACATGTTATTGGTAAACAGTATAATGGAAAAAAACTTTTTTAATTACAACATTACTGAAAACATGAGTTTAATTACCTGCCCTACTCTAATCATTTTAGGCGACTTAGATAATGTGCCATTTGCATCAGCTCAATTGTTGCAAGAAAATTTACAAAATGCACGTCTAGAAGTTTTAAAATCGGCAGGGCATCATCCGTTTTTTGAAGCACAAAAAGATTTTAATTTTGCTATTGAAGGCTTTTTAAATCCTGAATACGAATAA
- a CDS encoding RNA-binding S4 domain-containing protein produces the protein MKKIEFSLTQDFIELMKLLKLLGLVETGGHAKIVIEEGLVRYNNEVEFRKRKKLFKGDVVQFNNHQINII, from the coding sequence ATGAAAAAAATTGAGTTTTCATTAACACAAGATTTTATCGAATTAATGAAGCTACTTAAACTTTTAGGATTAGTAGAAACTGGTGGTCATGCCAAAATAGTTATTGAAGAAGGCTTGGTAAGATACAACAACGAGGTAGAGTTTAGAAAACGAAAAAAGTTATTTAAAGGAGATGTCGTTCAGTTTAACAATCACCAAATAAATATTATATAG
- a CDS encoding peptide MFS transporter, translated as MENNNATILGHPAGLFTLFFTEMWERFSYYGMRALLVLFLVSDIAKGGWEWSNAEAAQLYALYTGLVYVTPIFGGLLADKLLGYRKAVVLGAILMTAGHASMAAETPFFFYLGLTLLILGNGAFKPNVSSIVGGLYPLGSDKKDGAYTIFYMGINAGAFLGILLCGYIGEKVGWSYGFGLAGIFMFVGMIQFWFGQGIFGDVGLSPKQKLASDARAVHEGVQVAAKEVKEGENEEGNSPVVVRDRLVVIGILAFFTIFFWWAFEQAGSSMTIFAKDYTQRTLTGSGAVIFNWINTLLTVVPLAIITWVLIMLFRKTVKSYPVSVIALGASFAAIWAIALWMLSKEFSSENSEVPASWFGILNSLFIILFAPIFSKIWESKYNPSASIKFALGLILLGIGFGVLAFGATAIPQGAEAGVVRVSMVWLILAYLLHTLGELVLSPVGLSYVSKLAPAKLVGMMFGLWFTATAIANFFGGITASYIDKISEEYSLSIFFLIFFFIPILAGVVLIVLTPMIKKKMHGIH; from the coding sequence ATGGAGAACAATAATGCAACAATATTAGGTCACCCAGCGGGGTTATTTACACTGTTTTTTACAGAAATGTGGGAGAGATTCTCTTACTATGGAATGAGAGCTTTACTTGTTCTTTTCTTGGTAAGTGATATTGCAAAAGGAGGCTGGGAGTGGTCAAATGCAGAAGCAGCACAGTTGTACGCTCTATATACAGGTTTGGTTTATGTTACCCCAATTTTTGGAGGTTTATTGGCTGATAAACTACTTGGTTACAGAAAAGCAGTAGTATTAGGTGCAATATTAATGACTGCTGGTCATGCTTCTATGGCTGCAGAAACACCGTTTTTCTTTTATTTAGGATTAACCTTATTGATTTTGGGTAATGGTGCTTTTAAACCTAATGTTTCTTCTATTGTTGGAGGGTTATATCCTTTGGGAAGTGATAAAAAAGATGGTGCTTACACTATTTTTTATATGGGTATTAATGCTGGAGCGTTTTTAGGAATATTATTATGTGGTTACATAGGTGAAAAAGTAGGTTGGAGTTATGGTTTTGGATTAGCTGGTATTTTTATGTTTGTTGGTATGATACAGTTTTGGTTTGGTCAAGGAATTTTTGGTGATGTTGGGTTAAGTCCGAAACAAAAATTAGCTAGCGATGCAAGAGCAGTTCATGAAGGTGTTCAAGTAGCAGCAAAAGAAGTAAAAGAAGGAGAAAATGAAGAAGGAAATTCTCCAGTTGTTGTTAGAGATAGATTAGTGGTGATTGGTATTTTAGCTTTCTTTACTATTTTCTTTTGGTGGGCTTTCGAGCAAGCAGGTAGTAGTATGACAATCTTTGCAAAAGATTATACACAACGTACTTTAACGGGTAGTGGAGCTGTTATTTTTAATTGGATAAACACTTTATTAACTGTTGTTCCTTTGGCCATTATTACTTGGGTATTAATTATGTTGTTCAGAAAAACTGTAAAAAGTTACCCTGTTTCGGTAATTGCTCTTGGGGCAAGTTTTGCCGCAATTTGGGCTATCGCTTTGTGGATGTTGTCAAAAGAATTTAGTTCTGAAAATTCTGAAGTACCTGCTTCGTGGTTTGGTATTTTAAACTCGTTGTTTATTATTCTTTTTGCACCTATTTTTTCTAAAATATGGGAGAGTAAATACAATCCATCAGCATCAATTAAATTTGCTTTAGGTTTAATTTTATTAGGCATTGGATTTGGAGTTTTAGCTTTTGGTGCTACTGCAATTCCTCAAGGTGCAGAAGCAGGTGTAGTAAGAGTTAGTATGGTTTGGTTAATTTTAGCTTATTTGCTTCATACTTTGGGCGAATTAGTATTGTCGCCAGTTGGTTTATCATACGTAAGTAAATTAGCTCCTGCTAAATTGGTAGGTATGATGTTTGGTTTATGGTTTACTGCAACAGCTATAGCAAACTTCTTTGGTGGTATTACAGCAAGTTACATTGATAAAATCAGCGAAGAATATTCATTGTCAATTTTCTTTCTAATTTTCTTTTTCATCCCTATATTAGCTGGGGTAGTACTTATTGTTTTAACACCGATGATTAAAAAGAAAATGCACGGAATACATTAG
- the trxA gene encoding thioredoxin, with translation MALELTDANFAEKVLSSDKPVIVDFWAVWCGPCRMVGPLVEELANEYDGKAVIGKLDVDNNPEIAQKYGIRNIPTILFMKNGEIVDKQVGAASKDVLEGKLKAMM, from the coding sequence ATGGCATTAGAATTAACAGACGCAAACTTTGCAGAAAAAGTATTAAGTTCAGACAAACCTGTAATTGTAGATTTTTGGGCAGTTTGGTGCGGACCATGTAGAATGGTTGGACCGCTTGTAGAAGAATTAGCAAACGAATATGATGGTAAAGCTGTAATAGGAAAATTAGATGTAGATAACAACCCTGAAATTGCTCAGAAATATGGCATTAGAAACATACCAACCATATTGTTTATGAAAAACGGTGAAATCGTTGATAAACAAGTAGGTGCAGCATCAAAAGATGTATTAGAGGGTAAATTAAAAGCAATGATGTAA
- a CDS encoding thioredoxin family protein encodes MKKIVLVFVVLISTTVLFAQDGVLKDNYKAHADGWLVDLNEAYKISKKTGKPILANFTGTDWCGWCIKLKAEVFDKPEFKKWAEKNVVLIEIDFPRKKQLPEEIKQQNAGLQQAFQVTGYPTIWVFNLDKDAQTNQYKIEALGKTGYVAGGPANFTKGIDDMIKKGAN; translated from the coding sequence ATGAAAAAAATAGTTTTAGTATTTGTGGTATTGATTAGTACAACTGTATTATTTGCTCAAGATGGAGTTTTAAAAGACAATTACAAGGCGCATGCCGATGGTTGGCTGGTTGACTTGAATGAGGCTTATAAAATTTCGAAGAAAACAGGAAAACCCATTTTAGCAAACTTTACAGGTACTGATTGGTGTGGTTGGTGTATAAAATTAAAAGCAGAAGTTTTTGATAAGCCAGAGTTTAAAAAGTGGGCTGAAAAAAATGTGGTGTTAATTGAAATTGATTTTCCTAGAAAAAAACAATTGCCCGAAGAAATTAAACAACAAAATGCAGGATTGCAACAAGCATTTCAAGTTACAGGTTATCCAACAATTTGGGTATTTAATTTAGATAAGGATGCCCAAACCAATCAATATAAGATTGAAGCTTTAGGCAAAACAGGGTATGTTGCTGGCGGTCCGGCTAACTTTACAAAAGGAATAGATGATATGATTAAGAAAGGAGCTAATTAA
- a CDS encoding cupin domain-containing protein: MKVFLLSILFTISTLCFSQDQINVKNLNPDHEYENVLTKTLYSDSKSTYFIIWIKKDVKSHKHEKHTESIIVIAGEADMILGNKKMKIKEGDYFVIPENTFHSVKVTSKIPLKVISVQTPEFLGNDRIFEEN, encoded by the coding sequence ATGAAAGTATTTCTTTTAAGCATTCTTTTTACAATTAGTACATTATGTTTTTCACAAGATCAAATAAATGTAAAAAACTTAAATCCCGACCATGAATATGAAAATGTACTAACCAAAACTTTATATTCTGATTCAAAATCAACTTATTTTATAATTTGGATAAAAAAAGATGTTAAATCTCATAAACATGAAAAACATACCGAATCTATTATCGTAATAGCCGGAGAAGCAGACATGATTTTGGGCAACAAAAAAATGAAAATTAAAGAAGGCGATTATTTTGTAATTCCTGAAAACACCTTTCATTCAGTTAAGGTGACCTCAAAAATTCCATTAAAAGTAATTTCAGTTCAAACTCCAGAATTTCTAGGTAACGATAGAATTTTTGAAGAAAATTAA
- a CDS encoding phosphoribosyltransferase produces MSTEKTLILNHQQITQKIDRIAYQILEDNYQEQEVVIVGIANNGYLFAEKIVEKLKKISTTDVKFILVQLTLDKSNPLKNKIELNKPTEILNNNVIILIDDVLNSGKTLIYGVKYILDYPIKRMSTAVLVDRNNKRYPIGTHYTGLALSTTLKNNISMEFEKGNFSAYLS; encoded by the coding sequence ATGTCAACTGAAAAAACCCTTATACTTAATCACCAACAAATTACCCAAAAAATTGATCGAATAGCTTATCAAATTTTAGAAGACAACTATCAAGAACAAGAAGTTGTTATTGTTGGTATTGCTAATAACGGTTATTTATTTGCTGAAAAAATTGTAGAGAAGCTAAAAAAAATATCTACTACCGATGTTAAGTTTATTTTGGTTCAACTAACCTTAGATAAATCGAACCCACTTAAAAACAAAATAGAACTAAATAAACCTACCGAAATTTTAAACAACAATGTTATCATTTTAATTGATGATGTATTGAATTCTGGCAAAACACTTATTTATGGTGTTAAGTATATTTTAGATTATCCTATTAAACGAATGTCAACAGCTGTTTTGGTTGATAGAAACAACAAACGATACCCAATAGGCACACATTATACCGGATTAGCTCTTTCTACCACACTTAAAAACAACATCTCCATGGAGTTTGAGAAAGGAAATTTCTCTGCTTATTTGAGCTAA
- a CDS encoding HU family DNA-binding protein → MNKAELIDAIAKDAKLSKASAKTALEALTGAASKALKKGDKVTLIGFGTWSVSKRAARTGRNPQTGKEIKIAAKKVVKFKAGAALADKVK, encoded by the coding sequence ATGAACAAAGCAGAATTAATCGACGCAATTGCAAAAGATGCAAAATTATCAAAAGCTAGTGCAAAAACTGCATTAGAAGCTTTAACTGGAGCAGCTTCAAAAGCGCTTAAAAAAGGTGATAAAGTTACTTTAATTGGTTTCGGAACTTGGTCAGTATCTAAAAGAGCTGCAAGAACTGGAAGAAACCCTCAAACAGGTAAAGAAATTAAAATAGCAGCTAAAAAAGTTGTTAAATTTAAAGCAGGTGCTGCTTTAGCTGATAAAGTAAAATAA
- a CDS encoding ribulose-phosphate 3-epimerase: protein MHLIAPSILSADFANLQNACEMLNNSEADWFHIDVMDGVFVPNISFGMPIIKAIRKHSSKIFDVHLMIVEPDRYIKDFKNAGADVLTVHYEACTHLHRTIQAIKAEGMKAGVSLNPHTNINVLEDVIQDIDLVLIMSVNPGFGGQSFIENTYNKVEQLKKLIQSKNAKTLIEIDGGVTSSNAKKLIDCGANVLVAGSFVFNSDNPTETIKNLKNI, encoded by the coding sequence ATGCATCTTATTGCACCTTCCATTTTATCGGCCGACTTTGCAAACTTGCAAAATGCTTGTGAAATGTTAAATAATAGTGAGGCTGACTGGTTTCATATTGATGTAATGGATGGTGTTTTTGTTCCCAATATTTCTTTTGGTATGCCTATTATCAAAGCCATTCGAAAACATTCCTCTAAAATTTTTGATGTTCATTTAATGATTGTTGAACCAGACCGATACATCAAGGATTTTAAAAATGCTGGTGCAGATGTTTTAACCGTACATTACGAAGCTTGCACACACTTACACAGAACCATTCAGGCAATAAAAGCTGAAGGTATGAAAGCAGGTGTTTCGTTAAATCCACATACCAATATCAATGTTTTAGAAGATGTGATCCAAGATATAGACTTGGTTTTAATTATGAGTGTTAATCCGGGTTTTGGAGGACAATCGTTTATTGAAAATACTTACAATAAAGTTGAACAACTTAAAAAATTAATACAATCAAAAAATGCCAAAACGTTAATTGAAATTGACGGAGGGGTTACTTCTTCTAATGCAAAAAAATTAATTGATTGTGGTGCGAATGTATTAGTTGCTGGTAGTTTTGTTTTCAATTCAGACAATCCTACTGAAACAATAAAAAATTTAAAAAATATTTAA